A part of Campylobacter ureolyticus ACS-301-V-Sch3b genomic DNA contains:
- a CDS encoding c-type cytochrome, whose protein sequence is MKKLALSLVVLGVAFSGAFAADGATVYKKCIACHGPKAEKVYLNKIPALKTLEPEEMVQNMIKYKAGEMGENGKGLYNMGAIMKGQMATLSEDDMKAVVEYIQTLK, encoded by the coding sequence ATGAAAAAACTTGCATTAAGTTTAGTAGTATTAGGAGTAGCTTTTAGTGGAGCTTTTGCAGCTGATGGCGCAACTGTTTATAAAAAATGTATTGCCTGTCACGGACCAAAAGCTGAAAAAGTTTATCTAAACAAAATACCTGCTTTAAAAACTCTTGAGCCAGAAGAGATGGTTCAAAATATGATCAAATATAAAGCTGGTGAAATGGGTGAAAACGGAAAAGGTCTTTACAATATGGGTGCTATTATGAAAGGTCAAATGGCAACTTTAAGTGAAGATGATATGAAAGCTGTAGTTGAGTATATCCAAACTTTAAAATAG
- a CDS encoding heavy metal translocating P-type ATPase: MEKCNHCQLSFNENELITDEFGNKFCCNGCKEVFYLLNSEGYAEFYEKLGKNKLDPVSSLKKFTKENTENFYKNYVKKTDDGFNEIYIIIEGIHCAACVWLNEKVLFNHPGIIEASINASTHKAKIIWDENTTNLSNIFNLINSIGYNAFAYDPKRSQKRMDAKRREYYSKLLVGIFVTMNIMWIAVALYSGYFSSISQANKDLLHFVEFILATPVIFYTGSVFFKGAKTSIKTRVPNMDLLVITGALTAYFYSIYVMLTRSGEVYFESAAMIITFVFGGKYLELLAQKKAVDRLDSFSNLLNSEVMVKNGDNFEAKDLNLVKKGDIILINSGDKVLVDGRVISGSGSFDYASLSGESLPLFKEKNLSVDSGAICLDGSLTYEASCDFKSSLLNKIITLLENASFKKSKIELLTTKISGYFSAVILSLSLITFICWMIFNSDLQKSILVAVSVLIVACPCALGLATPVATLVGLSIGLKNKIIFKEAAILESVAGCENIVFDKTGTLTKGEFEVINFTKFKKFDENLLLNLVKKSNHLVSKSVFKFINDKVKFNELKFSEFSEIAAKGVKAKYQNFDLIGGNFKFLNECGIECKKSDLTNYFFAINGEVVAKFELEDMLKDDAKILIENIKNLGLKLYILSGDNEKVVENVAKKLGINDYKAGFSPLQKADFIKNLEKVIMVGDGINDANALSIATVGIAMGNGASISVEKSDVVLMDESLKSLYEMIVISKKTLKTIKENLAISFFYNAITIPLAVFGYIIPLIAALSMSLSSLAVVLNSVKNLKD, encoded by the coding sequence ATGGAAAAATGTAATCACTGCCAACTAAGCTTTAATGAAAATGAACTTATTACTGATGAGTTTGGAAATAAATTTTGCTGTAATGGCTGTAAAGAGGTGTTTTACCTTTTAAATAGTGAAGGCTATGCTGAATTTTATGAAAAACTTGGCAAAAATAAACTAGATCCTGTCTCAAGCTTGAAAAAATTTACAAAAGAAAACACCGAGAATTTTTATAAAAATTATGTTAAAAAAACAGATGATGGCTTTAATGAAATTTATATAATAATAGAAGGAATTCATTGTGCTGCATGTGTTTGGCTAAATGAAAAAGTCCTTTTTAACCATCCTGGAATTATCGAAGCTAGCATAAATGCCTCAACTCATAAAGCAAAAATAATCTGGGATGAAAACACCACAAACTTATCAAATATTTTTAACCTTATTAACTCAATCGGCTACAATGCTTTTGCTTATGATCCAAAAAGATCTCAAAAAAGAATGGATGCAAAAAGAAGAGAGTACTATTCAAAGCTCTTGGTGGGAATTTTTGTAACTATGAATATAATGTGGATAGCAGTGGCACTTTATAGTGGATATTTTAGTTCAATCTCGCAAGCAAATAAAGACTTACTTCATTTTGTAGAATTTATCTTGGCAACGCCAGTTATTTTTTATACAGGAAGTGTTTTTTTTAAAGGAGCAAAAACTTCTATAAAAACAAGAGTTCCAAATATGGACTTACTTGTTATAACTGGAGCTTTGACGGCTTATTTTTACTCAATTTATGTCATGCTTACAAGAAGTGGGGAGGTTTATTTTGAAAGTGCTGCGATGATAATTACCTTTGTTTTTGGTGGAAAATATTTAGAGCTTTTAGCACAAAAAAAAGCTGTAGATAGGCTTGATAGTTTTTCAAATTTATTAAATAGCGAAGTTATGGTAAAAAATGGAGATAACTTTGAAGCAAAAGATCTAAATTTAGTGAAAAAAGGCGATATTATTTTAATTAATAGTGGTGATAAAGTACTAGTTGATGGTAGAGTAATTAGTGGATCTGGAAGCTTTGATTATGCAAGTTTAAGTGGTGAAAGCCTGCCACTTTTTAAAGAAAAAAATTTATCTGTTGATAGTGGTGCGATATGCCTTGATGGAAGCCTTACGTATGAAGCAAGTTGTGATTTTAAAAGCTCACTTTTGAATAAAATAATAACCTTGCTTGAAAATGCTTCGTTTAAAAAATCCAAAATAGAACTTCTTACAACTAAAATTTCAGGCTATTTTTCAGCAGTTATTTTATCGCTTAGTTTGATAACTTTTATTTGTTGGATGATTTTTAATTCAGATTTACAAAAATCAATCTTAGTTGCAGTAAGTGTTTTAATCGTAGCTTGCCCATGTGCACTAGGACTTGCAACACCTGTTGCGACTTTAGTTGGACTTAGTATAGGTCTTAAAAATAAAATTATTTTTAAAGAAGCTGCTATTTTAGAAAGTGTTGCTGGGTGTGAAAATATAGTTTTTGATAAAACTGGAACTCTTACAAAAGGCGAATTTGAAGTTATAAATTTTACCAAATTTAAAAAATTTGATGAAAATTTGCTTTTAAACTTAGTTAAAAAGTCAAACCATTTAGTAAGTAAATCAGTTTTTAAATTTATAAATGATAAAGTTAAATTTAATGAGCTTAAATTTAGTGAATTTAGTGAAATTGCAGCAAAAGGCGTAAAAGCAAAATATCAAAATTTTGATTTAATAGGTGGAAATTTTAAGTTTTTAAATGAGTGTGGTATAGAGTGCAAAAAAAGCGATTTGACAAACTATTTTTTTGCTATCAATGGCGAAGTCGTAGCAAAATTTGAGCTTGAAGATATGTTAAAAGATGATGCTAAAATACTTATTGAAAACATTAAAAATCTTGGATTAAAACTATATATTTTAAGTGGCGATAATGAAAAAGTTGTAGAAAATGTGGCAAAAAAACTTGGAATAAATGACTATAAAGCTGGTTTTTCTCCACTTCAAAAAGCTGATTTTATAAAAAATCTTGAAAAAGTTATAATGGTTGGTGATGGCATAAATGATGCAAATGCTCTAAGCATAGCAACTGTAGGTATTGCAATGGGAAATGGCGCTAGTATAAGTGTTGAAAAAAGTGATGTAGTTTTAATGGATGAGAGCTTAAAAAGTCTTTATGAAATGATAGTAATTTCTAAAAAAACATTAAAAACCATTAAAGAAAATTTAGCAATATCATTTTTTTATAATGCCATAACAATTCCACTTGCTGTGTTTGGGTATATAATACCACTAATTGCAGCACTTTCAATGAGCTTAAGCTCACTTGCTGTGGTGTTAAATAGTGTAAAAAATTTAAAGGATTAA
- a CDS encoding SIMPL domain-containing protein: MKKVLFLMVFLLNFVLADGFVTVYGNSNLTLLPNRAVLNLDIYSDGGNLLNVKEKNDKITKKTNDLLKEQNISKSSIQIQRAFISSRDKYSKNGEVIGKIYSVSKNARISINDINKTHSLIDALISAGISNINVSYENNEIKTYENKALKEALNLARQKALKLAEASNKELGEIIEVEELGANSQNYFMNAKSLNAADSFGNLDGVISVGASVKVKFNLK; the protein is encoded by the coding sequence GTGAAAAAAGTTTTATTTTTAATGGTTTTTTTGTTAAATTTTGTTTTGGCTGATGGTTTTGTAACAGTTTATGGAAACTCAAATTTAACTCTTTTACCAAATAGAGCAGTTTTAAATTTAGATATCTACTCAGATGGTGGGAATTTGCTAAACGTAAAAGAAAAAAATGATAAAATCACAAAAAAAACTAATGATTTATTAAAAGAACAAAACATCTCAAAAAGCAGCATTCAAATACAAAGAGCTTTTATAAGCTCACGCGATAAATATAGCAAAAATGGCGAAGTTATTGGAAAAATTTACTCTGTATCTAAAAATGCAAGAATTAGTATAAATGATATAAATAAAACTCATTCACTAATAGATGCCTTGATAAGTGCAGGAATTTCAAATATCAATGTAAGCTATGAAAACAATGAGATAAAAACCTATGAAAATAAAGCTTTAAAAGAAGCTTTAAATTTGGCTAGGCAAAAGGCTTTAAAGCTAGCCGAAGCTTCAAATAAAGAATTAGGTGAAATTATAGAGGTTGAAGAGCTTGGTGCAAATTCGCAAAACTATTTTATGAATGCAAAAAGTCTAAATGCTGCTGATAGTTTTGGAAATTTAGATGGTGTAATTTCAGTTGGCGCTAGTGTAAAAGTTAAATTTAACTTAAAGTAA
- a CDS encoding beta-ketoacyl-ACP synthase II — protein sequence MKRVVVTGIGMINALGLDKDSSFKAICDGKTGVCKVTSFDASRLPVQIAAEVKGFDPLSVVEDGKEVKKMDRFIQLGLKAAAEAMEDAKFDSFDGDEFGVSSASGIGGLPNIEKNAIVCSAKGPKRISPFFIPSALVNMLGGMVSIAHGLKGPNLSSVTACAASTHAICEGAKSIMIGEAKKMLVVGAESAICELGIGGFAAMKALSERNDDPSTASRPFDKGRNGFVMGEGAAALVLEEYEEAKERGAKIYAEIIGFGESGDAFHITSPTLEGPLRAMKKAYEMAGSPKIDYINAHGTSTAINDRNETNALKELFGKDNVPAVSSTKGQTGHCLGAAGATEAVISIMAMENGIIPPTINQIEKDEECDLDYVPNVARKADLKVVMSNSFGFGGTNGSVIFRRI from the coding sequence TTGAAAAGAGTGGTAGTAACAGGTATAGGCATGATAAATGCACTAGGTCTTGACAAAGACAGCTCTTTTAAGGCTATTTGTGATGGTAAAACAGGTGTTTGTAAAGTAACTTCATTTGATGCAAGTAGACTTCCTGTTCAAATAGCTGCCGAAGTTAAAGGCTTTGATCCTCTTAGCGTTGTAGAAGATGGCAAAGAGGTAAAGAAAATGGATAGATTTATCCAACTTGGTTTAAAAGCTGCAGCTGAAGCTATGGAAGATGCCAAATTTGATAGTTTTGATGGCGATGAGTTTGGTGTTAGTTCAGCTTCTGGTATAGGCGGGCTTCCAAATATTGAAAAAAATGCTATTGTATGCTCAGCAAAAGGTCCTAAAAGAATCTCTCCTTTTTTTATACCATCAGCACTTGTTAATATGCTTGGTGGAATGGTGTCAATCGCACACGGTTTAAAAGGTCCTAATTTATCAAGCGTAACTGCATGTGCAGCTTCAACTCACGCTATTTGCGAAGGTGCAAAAAGCATAATGATAGGTGAGGCTAAAAAGATGCTTGTTGTTGGCGCTGAATCTGCTATTTGCGAACTTGGCATTGGTGGATTTGCTGCGATGAAAGCTCTATCTGAAAGAAATGATGACCCAAGCACTGCTTCAAGACCTTTTGATAAAGGTAGAAATGGTTTTGTGATGGGTGAAGGTGCTGCTGCACTTGTTTTAGAAGAGTATGAAGAGGCCAAAGAAAGAGGTGCAAAAATTTATGCAGAAATAATTGGCTTTGGCGAAAGTGGTGATGCGTTTCACATAACTTCTCCAACACTTGAAGGTCCTTTAAGAGCTATGAAAAAAGCTTACGAAATGGCAGGAAGTCCAAAGATTGATTATATAAACGCTCACGGAACCTCAACAGCCATAAATGATAGAAATGAGACAAATGCTTTAAAGGAACTTTTTGGAAAAGATAATGTTCCAGCAGTTAGCTCAACTAAAGGTCAAACAGGACACTGCTTAGGTGCAGCTGGTGCAACTGAAGCAGTTATTTCTATTATGGCTATGGAAAATGGAATTATCCCACCTACAATTAATCAGATTGAAAAAGATGAAGAGTGTGACTTAGACTATGTTCCAAATGTAGCTAGAAAGGCTGATTTAAAAGTAGTTATGAGTAATTCTTTTGGCTTTGGAGGGACAAACGGTTCTGTAATTTTTAGGAGGATATAA
- a CDS encoding major outer membrane protein, whose product MKLVKLSLIAAMATGIMATTASATPLEEAIKDVDVGGMLRVRYTNDSSKNVNENRTGDSNWNFKGELNLKTKIDDNFFAVAGIRYLDTDRSTSLSGKNTRGDGFDLNRAYFGYAVGNTVVQVGRQDVGAFFTDDMFGDGIKVLNSDIEGLTLAALWMDALERDSDIGTLGIRDGKKKEVTDHNLYGVAALGSYDPVSFQVWYAILQDVTDLFAVELATSFDVNEDVNLNAKFQYAFSDIDGSFKKDLNNIVDDADFYGIELGTELYGVDLTAGYVDFSTKKDKVSLVSFEDSGSFIKPGEELVDYTLFNGENNYWFITAGYTIPDTSVRIGADYLDGKNKVVDEKTKMKEIVGRLEYAHSDKLKFKTWYSHVKEGDEKNDRVRFEAKYSF is encoded by the coding sequence ATGAAATTAGTTAAACTAAGTTTAATCGCCGCAATGGCAACAGGTATTATGGCTACTACTGCTTCAGCTACCCCACTAGAAGAAGCTATCAAAGATGTAGATGTAGGTGGAATGCTAAGAGTAAGATATACTAACGACAGTAGCAAAAATGTTAATGAAAACAGAACAGGAGATAGCAACTGGAATTTCAAAGGCGAGCTTAACCTAAAAACAAAAATTGACGATAACTTCTTTGCAGTTGCAGGTATAAGATATCTAGATACTGATAGATCAACATCATTAAGTGGAAAAAATACAAGAGGTGATGGATTTGATTTAAATAGAGCGTACTTTGGCTATGCAGTAGGAAATACTGTTGTTCAAGTTGGTCGTCAAGATGTTGGAGCATTCTTTACAGATGATATGTTTGGCGATGGTATAAAAGTTCTAAATAGCGATATTGAGGGCTTAACTCTTGCTGCTTTATGGATGGATGCCTTAGAGAGAGATAGTGATATCGGAACATTAGGAATAAGAGATGGTAAAAAGAAAGAAGTTACAGATCACAACCTTTATGGTGTAGCAGCTCTTGGTAGTTATGACCCAGTAAGTTTCCAAGTATGGTATGCTATACTTCAGGATGTAACTGATCTTTTCGCAGTTGAACTTGCTACATCATTTGATGTTAATGAGGATGTAAATCTTAATGCAAAATTCCAATATGCTTTTTCTGATATTGATGGCTCTTTCAAAAAAGATTTGAACAATATTGTAGATGATGCAGATTTTTATGGTATTGAGCTTGGAACAGAACTATATGGTGTAGATTTAACAGCTGGATATGTTGATTTCTCAACTAAAAAAGATAAAGTATCTTTAGTATCTTTCGAAGATAGCGGTAGCTTTATAAAACCAGGTGAAGAGTTAGTTGACTATACTCTATTTAATGGTGAAAACAACTACTGGTTTATAACAGCTGGATATACTATCCCAGATACTAGTGTAAGAATCGGTGCTGACTATCTTGATGGTAAAAATAAAGTTGTTGACGAAAAAACAAAAATGAAAGAAATAGTTGGTAGATTAGAGTATGCTCACTCAGATAAACTTAAATTCAAAACATGGTATTCACATGTAAAAGAGGGTGATGAGAAAAACGATAGAGTTAGATTTGAAGCTAAATATTCATTCTAA
- a CDS encoding cbb3-type cytochrome oxidase assembly protein: MTGIIALMMFVSILLGVCALFGLLWGIKTKQFEDYSKFLDGTKFDSEDALNDAYKMEQKKKEALKNRKNDKDLEKDKGYRPPD, translated from the coding sequence ATGACTGGAATCATAGCTTTAATGATGTTTGTATCGATACTACTTGGAGTGTGTGCGTTATTTGGACTTTTATGGGGCATAAAGACAAAACAATTTGAAGATTATTCTAAATTTTTAGATGGAACTAAATTTGATAGCGAAGATGCATTAAATGATGCGTATAAAATGGAACAAAAGAAAAAAGAGGCTTTGAAAAATAGAAAAAATGATAAAGATTTAGAAAAAGATAAAGGCTACAGACCGCCTGATTAA
- the accA gene encoding acetyl-CoA carboxylase carboxyl transferase subunit alpha: MANYLDFEKGIKQIDEEISSAKIRGDDDAVEILNKNLEKEVVKTYRNLSEYQRLQLARHPDRPYSLDYIKLLLKDGYEIHGDRAFRDDPAIVCFIGHMADRKVVVIGEEKGRGTKNKIKRNFGMPNPEGYRKALRVAKMAEKFNLPILFLIDTPGAYPGVGAEERGQSEAIAKNLYEFSSLKVPMISVVIGEGGSGGALAIGVSDRLAMMQNSIFSVISPEGCAAILWNDPTKSELATKAMKITASELKEHKLIDDVIQEPKTGAHRDKESAIKEVGEYFLKELSELEKLSIDELLEKRMEKILSIGAYRER; encoded by the coding sequence ATGGCTAATTATTTGGATTTTGAAAAAGGAATAAAACAAATTGATGAAGAAATTTCAAGTGCAAAAATCAGGGGCGATGATGATGCTGTTGAAATTTTAAATAAAAATTTGGAAAAAGAGGTTGTAAAAACTTATAGAAATCTTTCAGAATACCAAAGACTTCAATTAGCTCGTCATCCTGATCGCCCATATTCGCTTGATTATATAAAACTTCTTTTAAAAGATGGATATGAAATTCACGGAGATAGAGCCTTTAGAGATGATCCCGCGATAGTTTGTTTTATAGGCCATATGGCTGATAGAAAAGTTGTAGTTATTGGTGAGGAAAAGGGAAGAGGCACTAAAAATAAAATAAAAAGAAATTTCGGTATGCCAAATCCTGAGGGCTATAGAAAAGCTTTAAGGGTTGCAAAAATGGCTGAAAAGTTTAATCTTCCAATTTTATTTTTAATAGACACTCCAGGTGCTTATCCAGGTGTTGGCGCAGAAGAAAGAGGTCAGAGCGAAGCAATAGCTAAAAACCTATATGAGTTTAGCTCTTTAAAAGTTCCTATGATTTCTGTTGTAATTGGCGAAGGTGGAAGTGGTGGAGCGTTAGCTATTGGTGTTAGCGATAGACTTGCTATGATGCAAAACTCTATTTTTTCAGTTATTTCACCTGAGGGCTGTGCTGCAATTTTATGGAACGATCCTACTAAAAGTGAGCTTGCAACAAAGGCTATGAAAATAACAGCTAGTGAGTTAAAAGAACATAAACTTATAGATGATGTTATACAAGAGCCTAAAACAGGAGCGCACAGAGATAAAGAAAGTGCTATAAAAGAAGTTGGTGAGTACTTTTTAAAAGAACTCAGTGAGCTTGAAAAACTAAGTATAGATGAGCTTTTAGAAAAAAGAATGGAAAAGATTCTAAGTATTGGGGCATATAGGGAGCGATAA
- a CDS encoding c-type cytochrome, translating into MKKLLKFSFLACLFISFCDANDETYIFEAKGEFAKELKALVEKHSKDEGVEVNVYSATPNVGDSRFLGIGINKNIDYSTEQGKKIYDKKCLECHGEKGDRRSYAGVRKLSKMSGKEIYYSFQAYYNDSTYGKAGRIIMQPIAASTSSEELGYIIAYLKGEDDYIFKDKAMENTNISRNPTNQGTYLK; encoded by the coding sequence ATGAAAAAACTACTTAAATTTTCATTTTTAGCATGTCTTTTTATCTCTTTTTGCGATGCAAACGATGAAACTTATATATTTGAAGCAAAAGGCGAATTTGCAAAAGAACTAAAAGCTTTAGTTGAAAAACATTCTAAAGATGAAGGCGTTGAAGTTAATGTCTATAGTGCCACTCCAAATGTTGGAGATAGTAGATTTTTAGGTATTGGTATTAATAAAAACATTGATTATTCCACTGAGCAAGGTAAAAAAATCTATGATAAAAAATGTCTTGAATGCCATGGCGAAAAAGGCGATAGAAGATCTTACGCTGGAGTTAGAAAACTATCTAAAATGAGCGGAAAAGAGATTTATTACTCATTTCAAGCATATTATAATGATTCAACTTATGGAAAAGCTGGAAGAATCATAATGCAGCCAATCGCAGCCTCAACATCAAGCGAGGAGTTAGGCTATATAATAGCTTATCTAAAAGGTGAAGATGATTATATATTTAAAGATAAAGCTATGGAAAACACAAATATCTCAAGAAATCCAACAAATCAAGGTACCTATCTTAAATAA
- the rho gene encoding transcription termination factor Rho → MENNTNNKKQHTRTHIPVDGHKIEDLRIMDIESLAQMATEMGIENPREFRKQELIFEILKTQTKQGGFILFTGILEITSEGYGFLRGIDANLSDSVNDAYVSLSQIRKFALRVGDIVTGQVREPKDQEKYYALLKIEAINYKTIAEARQRPLFDNLTPLFPTKQLKLEYDAMKLTGRVLDLFTPIGKGQRGLIVAPPKSGKTELMKELAHGIAKNHPEVELLVLLVDERPEEVTDMQRSVKGEVFSSTFDEPAINHVRVSELVIEKAKRAVEMGKDVVILLDSITRLARAYNTVTPSSGKVLSGGVDANALHKPKRFFGAARNIEEGGSLTIVATALIDTGSKMDEVIFEEFKGTGNSEILLDRNISERRIYPAINILKSSTRKEELLQTPDMLQKVWALRSAIATMDDVEALKFLYSKMLTTKNNEELLSIMNE, encoded by the coding sequence ATGGAAAATAATACTAATAATAAAAAACAGCACACGCGAACACATATACCTGTTGATGGGCATAAAATAGAAGATTTAAGGATAATGGATATTGAGTCTTTGGCTCAAATGGCAACTGAAATGGGTATAGAAAATCCAAGAGAATTTAGAAAACAAGAACTTATTTTTGAAATTTTAAAAACACAAACAAAGCAGGGTGGATTTATTTTATTTACTGGAATTTTGGAAATTACAAGTGAGGGATATGGTTTTTTAAGAGGAATTGACGCAAATTTAAGTGATAGTGTAAATGATGCGTATGTAAGTCTTAGCCAAATTAGAAAATTTGCTCTTCGTGTTGGAGATATCGTAACAGGTCAGGTTAGAGAGCCAAAAGATCAAGAGAAATATTATGCACTTTTAAAAATAGAAGCGATAAATTATAAAACAATAGCAGAAGCTAGACAAAGACCACTTTTTGATAACTTAACCCCACTTTTCCCAACAAAGCAGCTTAAACTTGAATACGATGCAATGAAACTAACCGGAAGAGTGCTTGATCTTTTTACCCCAATTGGAAAAGGTCAAAGAGGACTTATAGTAGCTCCTCCAAAAAGTGGTAAAACTGAACTTATGAAAGAACTAGCTCATGGAATTGCTAAAAATCATCCTGAGGTTGAGCTTTTGGTGTTGTTAGTTGATGAAAGACCAGAAGAGGTTACTGATATGCAGCGCTCAGTAAAAGGCGAAGTATTTAGCTCAACTTTTGATGAACCAGCAATAAATCACGTAAGAGTTAGTGAGCTTGTTATAGAAAAGGCTAAAAGAGCTGTTGAAATGGGAAAAGATGTTGTAATTTTACTTGATAGTATAACTCGTCTTGCAAGGGCTTATAACACAGTTACTCCAAGTAGTGGAAAAGTATTAAGTGGTGGTGTTGATGCAAATGCGCTTCACAAACCAAAAAGATTTTTTGGAGCAGCTAGAAATATAGAAGAGGGCGGAAGTCTTACAATAGTAGCAACTGCTTTAATTGATACTGGTTCAAAAATGGATGAGGTTATATTTGAAGAGTTTAAAGGAACTGGAAATAGTGAAATTTTACTTGATAGAAATATAAGCGAAAGAAGAATTTATCCAGCAATTAATATCCTAAAATCAAGCACTAGAAAAGAAGAGCTTTTACAAACTCCTGATATGCTTCAAAAAGTTTGGGCTTTGCGTTCAGCAATTGCCACAATGGATGATGTAGAAGCACTTAAATTTTTATATTCAAAAATGCTTACAACTAAAAACAACGAAGAGCTTTTATCTATAATGAATGAGTAA
- a CDS encoding DNA polymerase III subunit gamma/tau, which yields MYQVLSLKYRPKNFDELIGQEAVSRSLSNALDSKRLANAYLFSGLRGSGKTSSARILAKSMLCKNGPTSHPCEVCDSCKMANENAHIDIIEMDAASRRKIDDIRELIERTKTYPSISRYKVFIIDEVHMLTKEAFNAFLKTLEEPLEHIKFILATTDPLKLPATILSRTQHFRFKPISQNLVINHLANILNKENTPFEDEALKIIARSGEGSLRDSITLLDQSISFTNGSVNAKEVASMLGLVDPVKIDEILNIVLKRDRKGVISILDELSSYEADSIIDQLTLNLKDKFLSKNPKFNVFMYERFFRVLSEAKTMLNMGSDNGFTMAMTLFLMIESMNLKSIDDVMSEVSNKEQDNILKDSKNLEKDKKDLISEIKTTKTSYDEYLANIYDRNYELGECFKRSVKFNDFKDNTLFITSFGDESDSEFLRKSSKVIMEILRKTFNKDSKIKISKLENEQNLQNKKSETINKNSNTATEGFNKDLSIKKEDNLNKDLQENDDSLNNSDFDDEFNKDLANLKKFNKLKNSLNSQNLEEKNKFLLNELKNSNNFKESEETKNLKELTRLFGDPKVEEN from the coding sequence ATGTATCAAGTTTTATCTTTAAAGTATCGTCCTAAAAATTTTGATGAGCTTATAGGTCAAGAAGCAGTTTCAAGAAGTCTTTCAAATGCGCTTGATAGTAAGCGTTTGGCAAATGCTTATCTTTTTAGCGGGCTTAGAGGAAGTGGAAAAACAAGTAGTGCTAGAATTTTAGCAAAATCTATGCTTTGTAAAAATGGTCCAACGAGTCATCCTTGCGAAGTTTGCGATAGTTGTAAAATGGCAAATGAAAATGCTCATATTGACATTATAGAAATGGATGCAGCAAGTAGAAGAAAAATAGATGATATTAGAGAACTCATTGAGCGAACAAAAACATACCCATCAATTTCACGCTATAAGGTATTTATCATTGATGAGGTTCATATGCTTACAAAAGAGGCGTTTAATGCGTTTTTAAAGACTTTAGAAGAGCCACTTGAACATATTAAATTTATTCTTGCTACAACTGATCCATTAAAACTTCCAGCTACGATTTTATCAAGGACTCAGCATTTTAGGTTTAAGCCAATTTCTCAAAATTTAGTGATAAACCATCTAGCAAATATTTTAAATAAAGAAAATACCCCTTTTGAGGATGAGGCTTTGAAAATAATTGCAAGAAGTGGGGAAGGCTCACTAAGAGATAGTATAACCTTGCTTGATCAAAGTATAAGCTTTACAAATGGTAGTGTTAATGCAAAAGAAGTTGCTTCCATGCTTGGACTTGTAGATCCTGTAAAAATAGATGAAATTCTAAACATTGTTTTAAAAAGAGATAGAAAAGGCGTTATAAGCATACTTGATGAATTAAGTAGTTATGAGGCAGATTCGATAATTGATCAGCTTACCTTGAACTTAAAAGATAAATTTTTAAGCAAAAATCCAAAATTTAATGTTTTTATGTACGAGAGGTTTTTTAGAGTTTTAAGTGAAGCTAAAACTATGCTAAATATGGGAAGCGATAATGGATTTACCATGGCCATGACTTTGTTTTTAATGATAGAATCAATGAACTTAAAAAGCATAGATGATGTTATGAGTGAAGTTTCAAACAAAGAACAAGACAATATTTTAAAAGACTCAAAAAATTTAGAAAAAGATAAAAAAGACTTAATATCAGAAATAAAAACAACAAAAACCTCATATGATGAGTATTTGGCAAATATCTATGATAGAAACTATGAGCTTGGTGAATGCTTTAAAAGAAGCGTTAAATTTAATGATTTTAAAGATAATACTTTATTTATAACATCATTTGGTGATGAGTCTGATAGTGAGTTTTTAAGAAAATCATCAAAAGTTATAATGGAAATTTTAAGAAAAACTTTTAATAAAGATAGTAAAATAAAAATTTCTAAGTTAGAAAATGAGCAAAACTTACAAAATAAAAAATCTGAAACTATAAATAAAAATTCTAATACAGCCACGGAAGGTTTTAATAAAGATTTGTCTATAAAAAAAGAGGATAATTTAAATAAGGACCTGCAAGAAAATGATGATAGTTTAAATAACTCAGATTTTGATGATGAATTTAACAAAGATCTTGCAAATTTAAAAAAATTTAATAAATTAAAAAATAGTTTGAACTCGCAAAATTTAGAAGAAAAAAATAAATTTTTATTGAATGAACTAAAAAATTCAAACAATTTTAAAGAAAGTGAAGAGACTAAGAATCTAAAAGAGTTAACTAGACTTTTTGGAGATCCTAAGGTTGAGGAAAATTAA